Proteins encoded in a region of the Mycobacterium branderi genome:
- a CDS encoding TetR/AcrR family transcriptional regulator, which produces MSTRDRILRATTEVLSRNGRTKLNLSNVALQAGVSRPTLYRWFASKEELLDAFGDHERQMFDTGISRATAGLHGTEKLDAALRFIVQYQQSYSGVRLVDVEPEVTIAQLTEVIPVMRARLQRLLPGPNGAVKAATAIRVAVSHYLVRSDDGDQFLAQLRHAVGLKVAD; this is translated from the coding sequence ATGAGCACCCGCGACCGCATCCTGCGGGCAACCACCGAAGTGCTCAGCCGCAACGGCAGGACCAAGCTCAACCTGTCCAATGTCGCTCTGCAAGCCGGGGTTTCGCGGCCGACACTGTATCGATGGTTTGCCTCCAAGGAGGAGCTGCTCGACGCGTTCGGTGACCACGAGCGCCAGATGTTCGACACAGGCATCAGCCGTGCGACCGCCGGCTTGCACGGGACCGAAAAACTCGACGCCGCATTGCGGTTCATCGTCCAGTACCAACAGTCCTATTCGGGTGTTCGGCTCGTCGATGTCGAGCCCGAAGTCACCATTGCCCAACTAACCGAAGTGATTCCGGTGATGCGGGCGCGCCTGCAGCGGCTGCTGCCCGGACCCAACGGAGCGGTCAAGGCCGCGACCGCAATCCGGGTGGCGGTATCGCATTACCTGGTGCGCAGCGACGACGGCGACCAGTTCCTGGCGCAGCTTCGCCACGCGGTGGGGCTCAAGGTGGCCGACTGA
- a CDS encoding type II toxin-antitoxin system VapC family toxin: MIVVDASVLAVALGDDGPDGQQARDRLAGQSLAAPELIDLEVLSVWRRHVAARRMPAHRAAEAVSDLAGLALRRAAHRPLLERIWQLRHAVTPYDGAYVALAEALGVVFVTADSRLAGASGVKCRVEVLT, from the coding sequence GTGATCGTCGTTGATGCGAGCGTATTAGCGGTAGCGCTGGGTGACGACGGGCCAGACGGACAACAGGCGCGGGATCGCCTGGCCGGTCAGAGCTTGGCCGCACCCGAACTGATCGACCTCGAGGTGCTTTCGGTGTGGCGGCGCCATGTCGCAGCTCGTCGCATGCCGGCTCATCGAGCGGCCGAGGCAGTATCCGATTTGGCCGGTCTGGCGCTTCGCCGTGCGGCGCACCGGCCGCTGCTAGAACGGATTTGGCAGTTACGACATGCCGTTACGCCCTACGACGGGGCATACGTCGCGTTGGCAGAAGCTTTAGGTGTCGTGTTTGTCACCGCGGACAGCCGCCTGGCAGGAGCGTCCGGCGTGAAATGCAGGGTCGAAGTCTTGACGTGA
- a CDS encoding FitA-like ribbon-helix-helix domain-containing protein — protein sequence MPSVQIKDVPDETHRVLRERAARAHQSLQEYLRSRLIAEAAQPTLDEVLDRVATRKGGSVSFRSAVEHLREQRDRR from the coding sequence ATGCCGAGCGTGCAGATCAAGGACGTGCCGGACGAAACCCACCGGGTCTTGCGTGAGCGCGCTGCACGCGCACACCAGTCTCTGCAGGAGTACCTACGCAGCCGGCTCATCGCGGAAGCAGCTCAGCCGACTCTGGATGAGGTTCTGGATCGCGTTGCGACCCGAAAAGGCGGCTCTGTGTCGTTCCGTTCGGCGGTAGAGCACCTTCGGGAACAACGTGATCGTCGTTGA
- a CDS encoding DUF427 domain-containing protein, whose product MSLVAGRGPLSPDPAGRFSKPVPSGLVYVEPHPRRVQAVKVGRTVIDTERALLVHRPNHPLSYAFPPEVVGGLPNEPEPEAPGYVHVPWDAVDTWLEEGRTLVHYPPNPYHRVDCRPTRRRLRVEVAGTTLVDTDDTVIVFETALQARLYVNPSLVRTDLLRPTETSTYCNYKGTATYWAAVIGDTVVDDVAWSYPDPPPESLPIKGYLSFDATRTRVVAELPSL is encoded by the coding sequence ATGAGCCTCGTCGCGGGCAGAGGACCGCTGAGCCCTGACCCGGCGGGCCGGTTCTCGAAGCCGGTGCCGTCCGGCTTGGTCTACGTCGAGCCGCATCCTCGTCGCGTGCAGGCTGTCAAAGTCGGCCGCACAGTCATCGACACCGAGCGCGCACTGCTCGTGCACCGCCCGAATCACCCACTGTCCTATGCGTTTCCGCCCGAGGTGGTCGGCGGACTGCCCAACGAGCCCGAGCCTGAAGCGCCGGGCTACGTCCACGTGCCCTGGGATGCGGTCGACACCTGGCTGGAGGAAGGCCGCACGCTCGTGCACTACCCGCCCAATCCTTATCACCGGGTGGACTGCCGGCCGACGCGGCGCCGGCTGCGGGTCGAGGTCGCCGGCACAACGCTGGTGGACACCGACGACACGGTGATCGTGTTCGAGACCGCGCTCCAGGCGCGGCTCTACGTCAACCCATCGTTGGTCCGCACCGATCTCCTGCGGCCTACCGAGACGTCGACCTACTGCAATTACAAAGGGACAGCGACGTATTGGGCCGCGGTCATCGGCGACACGGTCGTCGACGACGTCGCTTGGAGCTACCCGGACCCGCCGCCGGAAAGCCTGCCGATCAAGGGATACCTGAGTTTCGACGCGACGCGGACCCGTGTCGTCGCGGAGCTGCCGTCGTTATAA
- a CDS encoding acyl-CoA thioesterase: MTTDADQTQWSVTGLLDLFDARPDGDNRFAADTGLAGADERQVVEGTQVLAQAIVAVAKRFPEKSVRSAHAVFARAVVVGPPVEFEIDVVHEGRSTATAVVAAMQNGRRCVTVTVLVDVPSPDVIRHHIPRPEVVGPAEANVCQMPMAGRELRLVDVVDVNSPDEVGPPELYAWLHYDPIPTRDDLAKALLAYFTGHLGISTTMRAHAGIGTAQSHLTVSTAPMTVTVSFHEPVRWDGWLLYSHESTQVGAGMSYIRGTVHTEEGELLASFVQEALIRPMRQTDTTIAVQSRL; encoded by the coding sequence ATGACCACCGATGCCGATCAGACCCAGTGGTCCGTGACGGGCCTGCTTGATTTGTTCGACGCGCGCCCCGACGGTGACAACCGGTTTGCCGCCGACACCGGGCTCGCCGGGGCCGACGAGCGCCAGGTGGTGGAAGGAACCCAGGTGCTGGCGCAGGCGATTGTCGCTGTGGCCAAACGGTTTCCGGAAAAGTCGGTGCGATCCGCGCACGCGGTGTTCGCCCGTGCCGTCGTCGTCGGGCCGCCGGTCGAGTTCGAGATCGACGTGGTGCACGAAGGTCGGTCGACGGCCACGGCGGTCGTGGCGGCCATGCAGAACGGCCGGCGGTGCGTGACGGTGACCGTGTTGGTTGACGTCCCGTCACCGGACGTCATCCGGCACCACATCCCGCGGCCAGAGGTGGTTGGGCCCGCCGAGGCCAACGTCTGCCAGATGCCGATGGCCGGTCGGGAACTGCGGCTGGTCGACGTCGTCGACGTCAACAGCCCCGACGAGGTGGGACCGCCGGAGTTGTACGCGTGGTTGCACTACGACCCGATCCCGACGCGCGACGACCTGGCCAAGGCGTTGCTCGCGTACTTCACCGGCCACCTGGGCATCTCGACCACGATGCGGGCGCACGCCGGCATCGGCACCGCCCAGTCGCATCTGACGGTGTCGACCGCGCCGATGACGGTCACGGTCAGCTTCCACGAACCGGTGCGCTGGGACGGCTGGCTGCTGTACTCGCACGAAAGCACGCAAGTCGGTGCCGGAATGTCGTACATCCGCGGCACGGTGCACACCGAAGAGGGCGAGCTGCTGGCGTCTTTTGTGCAGGAGGCGTTGATCCGTCCGATGCGGCAGACCGACACCACGATCGCGGTCCAGTCGCGGTTATAA
- a CDS encoding SRPBCC family protein codes for MGIVTTSSETAFSHPAEAVYDFVTNPANWTKTYPGSAHIGELPQVPLKIGDTWVEAGPAGDKLFTWHLAIAMRPRLFVFNSVGRLGHGRDGNGGLEGRMTIEYHFTDPGQGITLFRRTMTIEAYKDAPLPDAFFRIVNPANIDAYHAAVARELA; via the coding sequence TTGGGCATCGTCACCACCAGTTCCGAGACGGCATTCAGCCACCCCGCCGAGGCGGTGTACGACTTCGTCACCAACCCGGCCAACTGGACCAAGACCTATCCCGGCAGTGCGCACATCGGCGAGCTGCCCCAGGTTCCGCTGAAGATCGGCGACACCTGGGTGGAGGCGGGCCCGGCCGGCGACAAGCTGTTCACCTGGCATCTCGCCATTGCCATGCGGCCCAGGCTGTTCGTGTTCAATTCGGTCGGCCGTCTGGGCCACGGCCGAGACGGCAACGGCGGCCTCGAGGGCCGCATGACGATCGAGTATCACTTCACTGACCCTGGGCAGGGCATCACGCTGTTCCGGCGCACGATGACGATCGAGGCCTACAAAGACGCCCCGCTGCCCGACGCGTTTTTCCGAATCGTCAACCCCGCCAACATCGACGCCTACCACGCGGCCGTCGCGCGAGAACTCGCATGA
- a CDS encoding SMP-30/gluconolactonase/LRE family protein, whose product MTPAPLAKGFCFGEGPRWFEGLLWFSDMLDEAVHTVTLGGAVTTLPLPGHTPSGLGFRPDGSLLIVSAEDRQVLRYDGETVTPVADLGDAVPANLGDMVVDDAGRAYIGSQAFEGGVIVRLDPDDSVTVVAKDLDFPNGMVITPDRTTLIVAESIGRRLTSYTIDSHGNLGDRRVFADGLDGPPDGIALDAQGGVWTAMTLAHQFERITLGGKVTHRIDIGERAAIACTLGGPERRTLFLVSSADAYPERLKGTRLCQLDTVTVDVPGAGLP is encoded by the coding sequence ATGACGCCGGCGCCCCTGGCCAAAGGGTTCTGCTTCGGGGAAGGCCCGCGGTGGTTCGAGGGACTGCTCTGGTTCTCCGACATGCTCGACGAGGCCGTGCACACCGTCACCCTGGGCGGCGCGGTCACCACCTTGCCCTTGCCGGGTCACACACCGTCCGGGCTCGGCTTCCGCCCGGACGGATCGCTGCTGATCGTCTCCGCCGAAGACCGACAGGTGTTGCGCTACGACGGCGAAACCGTCACTCCCGTCGCAGATCTCGGCGACGCGGTGCCCGCCAACCTCGGGGACATGGTCGTCGACGACGCCGGGCGCGCCTATATCGGATCCCAAGCGTTCGAGGGCGGCGTCATCGTGCGCCTCGATCCCGACGACTCGGTCACCGTCGTAGCCAAAGACCTCGATTTCCCCAACGGGATGGTGATCACGCCCGACCGCACGACGTTGATCGTCGCCGAGTCGATCGGCCGGCGACTCACCTCGTACACCATCGACTCACACGGAAACCTGGGTGACCGCCGCGTTTTCGCGGACGGACTCGACGGCCCGCCGGACGGCATCGCGCTCGACGCACAGGGCGGCGTGTGGACGGCGATGACGCTGGCGCACCAGTTCGAGCGAATCACGCTAGGCGGCAAAGTAACCCACCGCATCGACATCGGCGAGCGGGCTGCGATCGCCTGTACGCTCGGCGGCCCGGAACGCCGCACGCTGTTCCTGGTTTCGAGCGCCGACGCCTACCCCGAGCGCCTCAAGGGAACCCGGCTCTGCCAACTCGACACCGTGACCGTCGACGTCCCCGGCGCCGGCCTGCCATGA
- a CDS encoding thioesterase family protein, whose translation MTDSYYELLDADDQLGEKFRATDLVRSTWSAAIQHAAPVSALLVRALERCAPRDDTRLSRVVVDLLGPVPAEGDIWVRAQLDRSGKQIELVSAEMLGPGPDGQPRPVARASGWRLQHLDTRKLVRAGAPPLRSLREAKSRDLAKDWDRNYVHSLDWRWLTEPRGDGPGESWISPTVDLVKGETMTPLERLFAVADDANGIGSKLDITKWTFLNTDLVVHVHRVPAGQWIGIRAETSYGPDGIGTTIGTLFDEQGPLGGIQQSVLVRRRPG comes from the coding sequence ATGACCGATTCGTACTACGAGTTGCTGGACGCCGACGACCAGCTCGGCGAAAAGTTCAGGGCGACCGACCTGGTGCGGAGCACGTGGTCGGCGGCCATCCAGCACGCCGCACCGGTGTCGGCGCTGTTGGTGCGGGCCCTCGAGCGCTGCGCACCGCGCGACGACACCCGGCTGAGCCGGGTGGTGGTTGACCTGTTGGGTCCGGTACCGGCCGAGGGCGACATCTGGGTGCGCGCGCAACTCGACCGCTCCGGCAAGCAGATCGAGTTGGTCAGCGCCGAGATGCTCGGCCCCGGACCGGACGGGCAGCCGCGGCCCGTGGCCCGCGCCAGCGGCTGGAGGCTGCAGCACCTCGACACCCGAAAGCTGGTCCGCGCCGGAGCACCGCCGCTGCGCTCGCTGCGCGAGGCCAAAAGCCGTGACCTCGCGAAGGATTGGGACCGCAACTATGTGCACAGCCTGGATTGGCGGTGGCTGACCGAACCGCGGGGCGACGGCCCCGGCGAATCGTGGATCAGCCCCACCGTCGACCTCGTCAAAGGTGAGACCATGACACCGCTCGAGCGGCTTTTCGCGGTGGCCGACGACGCCAACGGCATCGGCTCCAAACTCGACATCACCAAGTGGACGTTCCTCAACACCGACCTCGTGGTGCATGTGCACCGGGTTCCCGCCGGGCAGTGGATCGGTATCCGCGCCGAAACCAGCTACGGCCCCGACGGAATCGGCACCACGATCGGCACGCTCTTCGACGAACAGGGCCCACTCGGGGGCATCCAGCAGTCGGTGCTCGTGCGCCGACGTCCGGGGTGA
- a CDS encoding SDR family NAD(P)-dependent oxidoreductase, with protein sequence MTEFRAVVVTEAASSVALATAARLARRGDLVLMGARRVDICERLATRLRASGAAAFAAHLDLADTSSIDRFVESARYLLGEVDVVVTGAGAADGSWVGAQHLAAQLVPPMIDAGHGDVILISPELFGPPPRGSRRELDTWMSALDAEFIGTGVRASLIRSAPGNSRAVPDDVGRLVAAMVDACGRMHLRHVEIVPPMAAPTLSRERDVR encoded by the coding sequence ATGACCGAGTTTCGCGCCGTAGTGGTCACCGAGGCCGCGTCGTCGGTTGCGCTGGCTACCGCTGCCCGACTGGCCCGCCGCGGCGATCTCGTGCTGATGGGCGCCCGCCGCGTCGACATCTGTGAGCGGCTGGCCACCCGGCTGCGGGCGTCGGGTGCGGCGGCGTTCGCGGCCCACCTGGATCTTGCCGACACGTCCTCGATCGACCGGTTCGTCGAGTCCGCCCGATATCTGCTCGGCGAGGTCGACGTGGTGGTCACCGGCGCAGGCGCCGCAGACGGCTCCTGGGTCGGCGCGCAACACCTTGCGGCACAACTGGTTCCACCGATGATCGACGCGGGACACGGCGACGTGATCCTGATCAGCCCGGAGCTCTTCGGGCCGCCACCACGCGGGTCGCGGCGAGAGCTGGACACCTGGATGTCGGCGTTAGACGCCGAATTCATCGGCACCGGCGTGCGGGCGTCACTCATCCGATCGGCACCGGGCAATAGCCGTGCGGTGCCGGACGACGTCGGACGCCTCGTCGCCGCCATGGTGGACGCCTGCGGCCGAATGCACTTGCGGCACGTCGAGATCGTTCCACCGATGGCTGCGCCGACATTGAGCAGGGAGCGAGACGTCCGGTAG